The Bacteroides sp. DNA segment CTTCATCAGCCATATGGAACACCACAGCAATCACACCTCCTGGTTTGAGACCATTGCCGATGTAGTAGTAATCCCCCCGGGCGAAGGCTTGCTGATCAATCCCGAGCATTTGCGCGCGGAACTTGAAAACTACAAGGACCGACTCCTGAAGATCGGATCTTTTACAGCTTGTTCGAATGTTACTGGCATTGAAACCCCTATCCATGCATTGGCGAAGATCATGCACGAATACAATGGGGTTTGCGTGGCTGACTATGCTGCCTCTGCCCCTTATGTAAATATCAACATGCATCCCGATGACCCAAAGGAAAAGCTGGATGCGGTGATGTTCTCGCCCCATAAGTTCCTGGGAGGCCCGGGCACTTCAGGGGTGCTGATTTTCGATTCGGCCTTTTACACCAGCAAGGTGCCCGATAATCCGGGAGGCGGCACCGTTGACTGGACCAACCCCTGGGGCGAATACAAATACGTGGATGACATAGAGGCACGTGAAGACGGGGGGACGCCCGGATTCTTACAAGCCATAAGGACTGCGCTGTGCCTGGAGCTAAAAAACCAGATGGGCATGGATAACATTCGCCGGCGCGAAGAGGAATTGCTGGAAAGGCTTTTTAAGGGACTGGACAAAATCCCCAACATTCGCATCCTTGCCGACAACATCAGGGAACGTCTGGCTGTGGTTTCATTTTATTTCACCAACATCCATTACAACCTGGTGGTTAAATTGCTCAGCGACCGCTTTGGCATCCAGGTCAGGGGAGGCTGTGCCTGTGCCGGCACTTACGGGCATTTCCTGCTGAATGTGGACTATGAGCACTCCAGGCTGATCACTCAAAAGATCAATACCGGCGACCTCTCAGATAAACCGGGCTGGGTGAGGCTTTCGATGCATCCTACCATGACGGATGCGGAAGTGGATCATATCCTGGATGCTTTGCAACAAATCGGGAAACACCATAAGGAATGGGAAAAGGACTACCATTATAACCGCAGGCAAAACGAATTCAGGCACAAAGAAGCGCCTGCCGACCTTTCTGAAAAAGTAACAGCCTGGTTCAAGCTCCCCTTGTAAAGAAATTACCGCTTGATTTCTCAGGTATTAAACAAGCGCTGAAGCTGTCCAACCTGGGCGTTCCAGAGGCGCTTCGACAAGTCCACATCCAAGGCTTCCGCATAATCTGAAATGACCAGGGTCAGGCCCCCAGTCTCGGCATCCGTTTCAATGCGCATCTCCAGGAAAAGATCCTGGTGATAATCTTCAAGCCACTGGAAAATCACGTATTCATTGTCCTTGGCCTGAACCAATCTGGCGCGCTGCTCGTTGCCTTCCCATTTAAAAAGAAAAACACCCTCTTCCTGCAAAATGGTGTGTGCAAACCATCGGGTCAGCCCTTCCGGGGTAGAGAT contains these protein-coding regions:
- a CDS encoding aminotransferase class V-fold PLP-dependent enzyme gives rise to the protein MKTLEEYFAPFRKQVIGVDQKYVSPYGAQRIVYGDWIASGRLYRPIEQAITETFGPFVANTHTEASETGTLMTNAYHLAHKLIKQHVNAGPNDVIITAGSGMTTVINKFQRMLGLRICGQLSYKGCLKEAEKPVVFISHMEHHSNHTSWFETIADVVVIPPGEGLLINPEHLRAELENYKDRLLKIGSFTACSNVTGIETPIHALAKIMHEYNGVCVADYAASAPYVNINMHPDDPKEKLDAVMFSPHKFLGGPGTSGVLIFDSAFYTSKVPDNPGGGTVDWTNPWGEYKYVDDIEAREDGGTPGFLQAIRTALCLELKNQMGMDNIRRREEELLERLFKGLDKIPNIRILADNIRERLAVVSFYFTNIHYNLVVKLLSDRFGIQVRGGCACAGTYGHFLLNVDYEHSRLITQKINTGDLSDKPGWVRLSMHPTMTDAEVDHILDALQQIGKHHKEWEKDYHYNRRQNEFRHKEAPADLSEKVTAWFKLPL
- a CDS encoding START-like domain-containing protein, which translates into the protein MSALEKFSLDFHIETTPRLLYTLISTPEGLTRWFAHTILQEEGVFLFKWEGNEQRARLVQAKDNEYVIFQWLEDYHQDLFLEMRIETDAETGGLTLVISDYAEALDVDLSKRLWNAQVGQLQRLFNT